In Shouchella patagoniensis, the following are encoded in one genomic region:
- a CDS encoding TRAP transporter small permease, with translation MNTYIKIIDSLNNGIKYLVSIMLVILALLVVLQVTTRFVINVPLSWTEEIARYLMIYIVFLGSGLAMRYNQHIAIDFLLDVIKQKNKERLQKMILWISALFCLLLVYYGSQLTYMVVDQSTPTLQYSMAWAYAAIPLGALVMLANIIALLISPSNGNKHIDRIVGEDQ, from the coding sequence ATGAATACGTATATCAAAATCATTGACAGCTTAAATAATGGGATTAAATATTTGGTATCAATCATGCTTGTGATTTTAGCTTTATTGGTTGTTTTACAAGTGACAACCCGTTTTGTCATTAATGTTCCTCTTAGTTGGACGGAAGAAATTGCTCGATACTTAATGATATATATTGTTTTTTTAGGGTCAGGACTAGCGATGCGTTACAACCAGCATATTGCGATTGATTTTTTATTAGATGTTATCAAGCAAAAGAATAAGGAACGTTTACAAAAAATGATTTTATGGATCAGCGCCCTCTTTTGTCTGTTGTTGGTATATTACGGAAGTCAACTAACGTATATGGTTGTAGACCAGTCTACTCCGACCTTACAATACTCAATGGCTTGGGCTTATGCGGCCATCCCGCTTGGTGCACTTGTCATGTTAGCGAACATTATAGCTTTATTGATAAGCCCGAGCAATGGCAATAAACATATAGATAGAATAGTTGGTGAAGACCAATGA
- a CDS encoding carbohydrate ABC transporter permease, whose protein sequence is MKSRQRTFLLMTIPALVLFFFFHTFPLLQGVFYSFTNWRGYGEWDFVGFSNYLNVFQDMRAWSAYGFTFQFAIVSTILVNIFALLIALGLNAKIKFQKTLRAVYFLPNILSILIVGYIFQFIFTLFLPQIADFLGINALATNILGSPDYAWIGVVIMAVWQATAFNVILYLAGLQTVSEDVYEAAAIDGARPWRRFWSITFPMIAPFFTINMVLALKNFLMVFDHIIALTGGGPGYATESISVLIFRGGFEGSQFGYQSANAVIYFIVIVAISIFQLRVLQKREVQQ, encoded by the coding sequence ATGAAATCTAGACAACGCACTTTTTTGCTTATGACGATACCTGCACTTGTTCTTTTCTTTTTCTTTCATACTTTTCCACTGCTCCAAGGCGTCTTTTACAGCTTTACAAATTGGCGCGGTTACGGCGAATGGGATTTCGTTGGTTTCTCAAACTACTTAAACGTTTTCCAAGACATGCGTGCGTGGAGTGCCTACGGCTTTACTTTCCAATTTGCCATTGTTTCAACAATTTTAGTTAATATCTTTGCATTGCTTATTGCTCTTGGCTTAAATGCCAAGATTAAGTTCCAGAAAACATTAAGAGCCGTTTATTTTCTACCAAATATTTTAAGCATTTTAATTGTCGGCTACATTTTCCAATTTATATTCACACTCTTTCTGCCACAAATCGCTGATTTCTTAGGTATCAACGCACTTGCAACCAATATTCTTGGGAGCCCTGATTATGCCTGGATCGGTGTTGTTATCATGGCTGTATGGCAAGCAACAGCCTTTAATGTCATCTTATACTTAGCTGGACTTCAAACCGTGTCTGAAGACGTATATGAAGCAGCAGCTATTGATGGAGCGCGTCCTTGGCGTAGGTTCTGGAGTATTACGTTTCCGATGATCGCTCCATTCTTCACAATCAATATGGTGTTAGCCTTAAAAAACTTCTTAATGGTTTTTGATCATATTATCGCTTTAACTGGTGGTGGGCCAGGATATGCAACAGAGTCCATCTCTGTTTTAATTTTCCGTGGAGGTTTTGAAGGCAGTCAATTTGGTTATCAATCGGCTAATGCCGTGATTTACTTCATTGTCATTGTCGCCATTTCCATCTTTCAACTTCGCGTTTTACAAAAAAGGGAGGTGCAGCAGTAA
- a CDS encoding zinc-dependent alcohol dehydrogenase: MKAVFVEDAEKISIQEIEIPVVKKDEVLIKVAVAGICGSDIHTYKGLHPFRKPPVVIGHEVAGEVVKIGGAVTKFQVGDRVTVEPQIGTGESEGVFTGNVNYSDKRLAPGMGDWLGTMAEYFVSPEAQVIALPESVSYDQGVLVEPLAVGVHAAFKGDVQSTDRVAILGAGPIGLLTLIAVKARGVNDVMVTDVLEYSLDVAKDMGASAVVNLKDNPTWMKEAKATFNGSFDKVFITAGVPGILNDALNLLKKGGRVVTVAMFHGEQSIDIEQLQQNEKEVVGCMTYNRPDSEQALEIIAKGELDVDKVISHKLSYKQAGRGFEMVDKKQDHSVKVIVSFEQEE; this comes from the coding sequence GTGAAAGCCGTATTTGTAGAGGATGCAGAGAAAATAAGCATTCAAGAAATTGAAATACCAGTAGTTAAGAAAGATGAAGTGCTTATCAAAGTTGCTGTTGCTGGTATTTGTGGATCAGACATTCATACGTATAAGGGGCTTCACCCTTTTCGTAAACCACCTGTCGTCATCGGCCATGAAGTGGCTGGTGAAGTCGTTAAGATAGGGGGTGCTGTGACGAAGTTTCAAGTTGGTGATCGTGTTACCGTTGAGCCGCAAATAGGTACGGGTGAGAGTGAAGGTGTCTTCACAGGTAATGTCAATTATTCCGATAAACGGTTAGCTCCAGGAATGGGCGATTGGTTAGGGACGATGGCCGAGTATTTCGTTTCACCTGAGGCTCAAGTGATTGCTTTACCAGAATCCGTTAGCTATGATCAAGGCGTCCTTGTAGAACCATTAGCAGTTGGTGTTCATGCTGCTTTTAAAGGGGATGTTCAATCAACGGATCGCGTAGCAATATTAGGTGCAGGCCCAATTGGCTTACTTACTTTAATTGCGGTTAAAGCCAGGGGTGTGAATGATGTGATGGTTACAGATGTACTTGAATACTCGCTTGACGTTGCTAAAGACATGGGTGCTTCAGCTGTGGTTAACCTTAAAGACAATCCAACGTGGATGAAAGAAGCAAAAGCAACCTTTAATGGTTCATTTGATAAAGTCTTTATTACAGCTGGTGTACCAGGAATTTTAAATGATGCACTGAATCTATTAAAAAAAGGTGGAAGAGTTGTAACGGTAGCGATGTTCCATGGTGAGCAATCTATTGATATCGAACAACTTCAACAGAATGAAAAAGAAGTCGTTGGATGTATGACGTACAATCGACCTGATAGTGAACAAGCATTAGAGATTATCGCTAAAGGTGAACTCGATGTAGATAAGGTCATTTCTCATAAGTTGTCTTATAAACAAGCGGGCCGAGGGTTTGAAATGGTTGATAAAAAACAGGATCACTCCGTAAAAGTCATCGTTTCTTTTGAACAGGAGGAGTAA
- a CDS encoding GntR family transcriptional regulator, which translates to MLLKDVAYEKIKEKILEEYYEAGQFLSERTLIDELGMSKTPIKNALVRLESEGFVSVSSKQGIIVIDISIERINDIYNLRIALETFNCQDIYQRISVEQVRELEENVAATEQAAIEKDVKKFATLDHEFHLAISEFSGNSEITKILLNYQDHLRRITLRHLKKDPTRVQKFYAEHLEILAALKARDEKCSELMKKHLFESKMMYFQ; encoded by the coding sequence ATGTTATTAAAAGACGTTGCTTATGAAAAAATCAAAGAAAAAATTCTTGAAGAATATTATGAGGCGGGACAATTTCTCTCTGAACGAACATTAATTGATGAGTTAGGCATGAGTAAGACACCAATTAAGAATGCACTCGTTCGTTTGGAGTCTGAAGGATTTGTGAGTGTTTCTTCCAAACAAGGAATTATTGTCATTGATATATCGATTGAGCGGATTAATGATATTTATAATTTGAGAATCGCACTAGAAACGTTTAACTGTCAGGATATTTATCAACGTATATCGGTTGAACAGGTTAGAGAGTTAGAAGAAAATGTAGCCGCTACAGAACAGGCAGCTATTGAAAAAGACGTGAAGAAGTTTGCTACACTTGATCATGAATTTCACCTTGCTATTAGTGAATTCAGTGGAAATAGTGAGATTACGAAAATTTTATTAAACTATCAAGACCATTTGCGTCGAATTACACTTCGGCATTTAAAGAAAGATCCAACAAGAGTTCAAAAATTTTACGCAGAGCACTTGGAAATCCTTGCTGCATTAAAAGCAAGAGATGAGAAATGCTCGGAACTAATGAAAAAACACCTGTTTGAGTCGAAAATGATGTATTTTCAGTAG
- a CDS encoding ABC transporter substrate-binding protein has product MKWIASLSIVSTLLFVAGCSNHQADDGKVELELFSNKAENIGTYQKLIERFEAEHDDISINLYAPPDAETLLRTRLVKDDMPDMLAIGGSAIYAELSQAGILVDYSGDPMLNGIQDAYLSMISELEGPEQTGIHGVPFAANANTVIYNKQKLDELNLEVPKTWDDFIYALETAQSAGEIPIYFTFQDAWTTMPVWNSISGVLQPEQFATKKTEGALTFAQTHQEATGKLLTLLDYGHDRMYGIGYDDGNRAFAQGEGLFYFQGNWAVPEILTTNPDMDLGVFAMPTTNELEENKLVSGVDVLFSTLKDSEHPDEAAAFIEFMLEEEQSEQYMAEQAAFSVLDGVLSDDPYMSGIRDDFAEGSITSFPDHFYPPGMGVENMVQEFMYRKNADDFLNRLDREWDQIQLRF; this is encoded by the coding sequence ATGAAATGGATCGCGTCTCTCTCGATTGTTTCTACTTTATTGTTTGTTGCTGGCTGTTCCAATCATCAAGCCGATGATGGAAAAGTGGAACTTGAATTGTTTTCAAATAAGGCAGAAAACATCGGTACGTATCAAAAACTAATTGAACGATTTGAAGCTGAACATGACGATATTTCAATTAACCTGTATGCGCCACCAGATGCGGAAACATTACTCCGCACACGGCTTGTCAAAGATGACATGCCAGATATGTTAGCAATTGGCGGTAGCGCCATTTATGCAGAACTTTCTCAAGCTGGCATTCTTGTTGATTACAGTGGCGATCCGATGCTTAATGGAATTCAAGATGCTTATTTATCAATGATTTCTGAATTGGAAGGTCCCGAACAGACAGGAATCCACGGTGTACCATTTGCCGCAAATGCCAATACAGTCATATACAACAAACAAAAACTAGATGAACTTAACCTTGAAGTCCCAAAAACATGGGATGATTTCATCTATGCACTTGAAACAGCCCAATCAGCTGGCGAAATTCCTATCTATTTTACATTCCAAGATGCTTGGACAACGATGCCCGTTTGGAATTCTATTTCTGGCGTTTTGCAACCAGAACAGTTCGCAACGAAAAAAACAGAAGGGGCGCTCACATTTGCTCAAACCCACCAGGAAGCAACGGGTAAACTACTGACTTTACTCGACTACGGTCATGATCGTATGTACGGGATTGGCTATGACGATGGCAACCGTGCTTTCGCACAAGGAGAAGGGCTTTTTTACTTCCAAGGAAACTGGGCAGTGCCAGAAATTTTAACAACAAATCCAGACATGGACCTTGGCGTCTTTGCAATGCCCACTACTAACGAACTTGAGGAGAACAAGCTTGTATCAGGGGTGGATGTGTTATTTTCGACACTTAAAGATTCAGAGCATCCAGACGAAGCCGCAGCCTTTATTGAATTTATGTTAGAAGAAGAACAGTCCGAACAGTACATGGCTGAACAAGCGGCATTCTCGGTTCTTGATGGCGTCTTGTCCGATGATCCCTACATGAGTGGAATCCGTGATGACTTTGCTGAAGGATCTATTACTAGTTTCCCAGACCACTTCTATCCGCCTGGCATGGGTGTGGAGAATATGGTCCAAGAATTTATGTATCGTAAAAACGCAGATGATTTCCTCAATCGGCTGGACCGAGAGTGGGATCAAATCCAACTACGGTTTTAG
- a CDS encoding TRAP transporter substrate-binding protein: MKIGKSFIPISVVALMLAACNQSSSAEKEPTLLRLGHIQSESNAWHKGSLRFAELVNEKTEGSVKVEVYPSSTLGADRDLVEGMQIGSVDFALVAGVMSNFHEPYSILELPYLFEDLDHLEEFVYGEDGKRLQNETLEETGVRGLEFWLRGPRELTTNKLVESPEDLRGTKIRVPNIEASVEGWKAMGASPTPMNFGEVYSSLQTGVIDAQENPIEFTASARIHEVQDYLVMTDHVFGYVQLLMSEKTFEDLTESERGAVLEAAEEARMYQNEIVFSEEEAALQLMVDEGVEVIEVDQEPFRDAVQDVNERLADKYGRDLYDTIQSMRE; the protein is encoded by the coding sequence GTGAAAATAGGAAAGAGTTTCATACCAATTTCGGTTGTTGCTTTAATGCTTGCAGCTTGTAACCAAAGTTCATCTGCGGAAAAGGAACCGACCTTACTAAGGTTAGGGCATATTCAAAGTGAGTCAAATGCTTGGCATAAAGGATCACTGCGGTTTGCAGAATTAGTTAATGAAAAAACGGAAGGCTCCGTTAAAGTAGAGGTATATCCAAGCTCTACTTTAGGAGCTGACCGAGATTTAGTAGAAGGAATGCAAATAGGATCGGTTGATTTTGCTTTAGTTGCAGGCGTCATGTCAAACTTCCATGAGCCGTACTCAATCTTAGAGCTTCCTTACTTATTTGAAGATTTGGATCATTTAGAAGAATTTGTTTATGGTGAAGATGGAAAGCGATTACAAAATGAAACATTAGAAGAGACAGGTGTGCGAGGACTTGAGTTTTGGTTGCGTGGACCGAGAGAACTAACGACCAACAAGCTTGTTGAATCTCCTGAAGATTTGAGAGGGACAAAGATTCGAGTTCCGAATATTGAAGCTTCAGTGGAAGGATGGAAAGCAATGGGGGCAAGTCCAACTCCGATGAACTTTGGGGAAGTGTATTCGTCTTTGCAGACAGGGGTAATTGATGCTCAAGAGAATCCAATTGAGTTTACTGCAAGTGCCCGTATTCATGAAGTACAGGATTATCTTGTGATGACAGATCATGTATTTGGGTACGTTCAGTTACTCATGAGTGAAAAGACATTTGAAGATTTAACGGAAAGTGAGAGAGGTGCCGTATTAGAAGCAGCAGAAGAGGCTCGTATGTACCAAAATGAAATCGTTTTCTCTGAAGAGGAAGCGGCACTTCAATTGATGGTTGATGAAGGGGTTGAAGTAATTGAAGTCGACCAAGAGCCGTTTAGAGATGCGGTTCAAGACGTGAATGAGAGATTAGCGGACAAGTACGGTAGAGATCTCTATGACACGATACAAAGTATGAGGGAGTAA
- a CDS encoding LacI family DNA-binding transcriptional regulator — protein sequence MNKPTIKDVAKEANVSIATVSRIINNGVGYSAKTKDLVMQTVQKMGYSPNAIARGLINKQSNTIGVLMPELSGLVSAEILHGIEKAAHSQGQSVIVCNTASVGGQTLDYLKLLQEKQVDGVLFTSQFLTHEYADFIKKMGVPVITISAYSEDRATPAVRVDDETAAYDAVKYLLQQGHSEIGMISGSPGDRLAGAPRIEGYKKALHDEGIPFDKTKVVWRNGFYFEDGREACSQLLNEHPTITALFAASDELAVGAMTSAAEQGIQVPDQLSIIGYDGTKLSAMVLPPLTTVSQNFIEMGETAATLLLDSIQTGVTSKGATIQHQIIERKSVRKL from the coding sequence GTGAACAAACCTACGATAAAAGACGTTGCTAAAGAAGCAAACGTTTCTATTGCCACCGTTTCCCGTATTATTAATAACGGAGTAGGCTACTCTGCCAAAACAAAAGACCTTGTTATGCAAACGGTTCAAAAAATGGGTTACTCCCCAAATGCGATTGCTCGCGGGCTTATTAACAAGCAAAGCAATACGATTGGTGTGCTTATGCCCGAATTATCAGGACTCGTTAGCGCAGAGATTTTACACGGCATTGAAAAAGCTGCCCATAGTCAGGGCCAGAGTGTGATTGTTTGCAACACAGCATCTGTAGGAGGGCAGACACTCGATTATTTAAAACTGCTCCAGGAAAAGCAGGTTGACGGTGTTCTTTTCACAAGCCAATTTCTTACGCATGAATATGCCGATTTTATAAAGAAAATGGGCGTACCAGTGATCACGATTTCTGCCTATTCAGAAGACAGAGCCACCCCTGCTGTACGGGTGGATGATGAAACAGCCGCTTACGATGCCGTTAAATACTTACTGCAACAAGGGCACAGTGAAATCGGGATGATTAGTGGTTCACCTGGAGATAGACTTGCCGGAGCTCCCCGTATCGAGGGTTATAAAAAAGCGTTACACGACGAAGGCATTCCTTTTGATAAGACAAAAGTCGTTTGGCGAAACGGCTTTTACTTTGAAGACGGGCGAGAAGCATGTTCTCAACTACTGAATGAACACCCTACGATTACGGCTCTATTCGCTGCTAGTGACGAGCTTGCCGTCGGTGCCATGACATCTGCAGCTGAACAAGGTATTCAAGTTCCCGATCAGCTTTCAATCATTGGTTATGATGGGACGAAATTAAGCGCTATGGTTCTTCCACCATTAACAACTGTATCGCAAAATTTTATTGAAATGGGCGAGACAGCTGCTACTTTACTACTTGATTCCATTCAAACCGGAGTCACTAGTAAAGGGGCAACTATACAACATCAAATTATTGAACGGAAATCAGTGAGGAAACTCTAG
- a CDS encoding TRAP transporter large permease — MIMVLLVSLITLFLIGVPVAIALGLSTSLAMMVAGDISLLTLAQRAFVSLDSFPLLAIPLFILAGVIMEYGGISQRLINLANALTGHLTGGLAVVTIVTTMFFAAISGSSVAATAALGAILIPAMITRGYDKEFAGGVQAVSGTLGIIMPPSIPLILYGTAVGASIGDLFIAGMVPGIIIGIGLIITVYILSKKRNYSKEEKKSGKEIGVAFVKAIPAIIMPVIILGGIYTGLFTATEAAGVAVAYAFIVGVFVYRAINISTFKTILSQASITTSTIMLILATAGLFSWILTIENVPQQVAGIITSISENPFIFLGIVVLLLLLVGMFMETNASIIILAPILVPVASELGIDPVHFGIVMIVTLAIGMVTPPLGLNLFVVSKIGKLRMDKLTISLIPLYIAVLICLLIITFIPSITTTVVQWMK; from the coding sequence ATGATTATGGTGTTACTCGTATCGTTGATAACGTTATTTTTAATCGGTGTACCTGTTGCCATCGCACTCGGTTTATCAACTAGTCTTGCAATGATGGTTGCTGGCGATATCTCTTTATTGACGTTAGCACAAAGAGCATTCGTATCTTTGGATTCGTTTCCGTTACTTGCAATCCCTTTGTTCATCTTAGCTGGGGTCATAATGGAATACGGAGGAATATCGCAGAGGTTGATTAACTTAGCTAATGCTCTTACAGGGCATCTGACTGGTGGATTAGCTGTTGTTACCATTGTTACAACAATGTTTTTCGCGGCGATATCTGGTTCAAGTGTAGCCGCAACGGCAGCTCTTGGAGCAATTTTAATACCAGCAATGATCACTCGTGGGTATGACAAAGAGTTTGCTGGAGGTGTACAAGCTGTTTCAGGGACTCTTGGAATTATTATGCCACCAAGTATCCCGTTAATCCTTTACGGCACAGCGGTTGGGGCATCCATAGGAGACTTATTTATCGCCGGTATGGTACCTGGGATCATAATCGGGATCGGGCTTATTATAACCGTGTATATCCTTTCAAAGAAACGTAATTACTCTAAAGAAGAAAAGAAAAGCGGAAAAGAAATAGGAGTAGCCTTTGTAAAAGCGATTCCAGCAATCATCATGCCAGTAATCATTTTAGGTGGAATTTATACAGGGCTGTTTACGGCAACAGAAGCCGCAGGTGTAGCTGTAGCTTATGCATTTATTGTAGGTGTGTTTGTTTATCGAGCAATCAATATAAGTACATTTAAAACGATCCTTTCACAAGCCTCAATTACAACGTCGACTATTATGCTAATCCTTGCCACAGCAGGACTATTTAGTTGGATTTTGACGATAGAAAACGTTCCGCAACAGGTGGCAGGTATTATTACTTCAATATCAGAAAATCCATTTATCTTTTTAGGGATTGTTGTTTTATTACTACTTTTAGTCGGTATGTTTATGGAAACGAATGCGTCGATTATCATTCTCGCTCCAATTTTAGTACCTGTAGCTTCTGAATTAGGAATAGATCCGGTTCACTTTGGTATTGTGATGATTGTCACTCTTGCCATTGGTATGGTTACCCCACCTCTAGGTCTAAACTTGTTTGTGGTTTCTAAAATAGGGAAACTGCGAATGGATAAATTGACGATTAGCCTTATACCGTTATATATCGCTGTTCTTATTTGCTTGTTAATTATTACGTTTATTCCTTCGATCACAACCACAGTGGTTCAATGGATGAAGTAA
- a CDS encoding carbohydrate ABC transporter permease — translation MAKKQKKKRNWLVTSLLILGSLVILFPLYLTINIALKTPQEMGEPLLSLPNEWRFQNFADAMELTNFFSAFTNSFIVTTAVVVLTVLSNSLVSYAIARNMHKGFYKALFYYFVSAMFVPFPIIMLPLVRQTAIWNMDNLFGLIVLYIVFQLSFNVFIYVGYIKSIPVELEEAAVMDGASSWGIFWKVIFPLLGPMNATVAILTALYAWNDFLLPLVILTDPADATLPLTQYIFQSEFSTNYNLAFASYLLAMLPMILVYLIAQRWIIGNVTRGAIK, via the coding sequence ATGGCGAAGAAACAAAAGAAGAAAAGAAATTGGCTCGTCACGAGCTTGCTCATTCTTGGTTCACTCGTTATTCTTTTTCCACTGTATTTAACAATCAATATTGCCTTAAAAACACCGCAAGAAATGGGTGAACCTTTGTTGTCGCTACCTAACGAATGGCGCTTTCAAAATTTCGCTGATGCGATGGAGCTAACCAATTTCTTTAGCGCGTTCACAAATAGCTTTATTGTTACCACAGCAGTCGTTGTCTTAACTGTGTTAAGCAATTCTCTTGTTTCTTATGCCATTGCCCGCAATATGCATAAAGGCTTTTACAAAGCGCTTTTTTATTATTTTGTTAGTGCCATGTTTGTGCCATTTCCCATTATTATGTTGCCTCTCGTTCGTCAGACGGCGATTTGGAACATGGACAATTTGTTTGGCTTAATCGTGCTTTACATCGTCTTTCAATTATCATTTAACGTATTCATTTATGTTGGCTACATTAAATCGATTCCAGTTGAACTTGAAGAAGCAGCCGTGATGGACGGGGCAAGTTCTTGGGGCATCTTTTGGAAAGTCATCTTTCCACTGCTCGGGCCAATGAATGCGACTGTGGCGATTTTAACTGCTCTATATGCTTGGAATGATTTCCTGCTGCCGCTTGTTATTCTAACAGACCCAGCGGATGCAACTTTGCCATTGACTCAGTACATCTTCCAATCAGAGTTTAGCACCAATTACAATTTGGCCTTTGCTTCTTACTTATTGGCCATGCTCCCGATGATCCTCGTTTATTTAATTGCACAACGTTGGATTATCGGGAATGTGACACGAGGTGCGATCAAGTAA
- a CDS encoding four-carbon acid sugar kinase family protein — protein MNELKRYLLGFYGDDFTGSTDAMEALDRYGLKTILFLRIPNKELLNRFRNVDCIGIAGTARAKGLDGMKEELLPIYEFLKTLNPYFVHYKVCSTFDSSPEVGSIGFASDLARNYFNGFTFPLLVAAPNLGRYTIFGNHFAVFNNEVYRLDMHPVMSKHPVTPMNEADLAKHLQEQTNQKVTKVTVRDLETKTAIELIEEEEKSSGITLFDAMNDTHIKKFSEMLWEKRSDQAQFLVGSSGIEYALGDMMKHKNKMDQMDRVVNPSKAEKLFAVSGSVSEVTKMQLDEAEKAGFHLVQIPCELYTDEVKAGQFLETIAQQIEEKKRVVIYTAKGADDPIILNTKKHLIENGVPKDQIGRYIGEMLGIWTKQVLDKVDIRRVIISGGDTSGFVTSNLDIYGLEVLDSIAPGAPLCLAYSESAKYDGLEIALKSGQLGGPAFFNKVFQSGSN, from the coding sequence GTGAATGAGTTGAAAAGATATTTATTAGGGTTTTATGGGGACGATTTCACTGGGTCTACGGATGCAATGGAAGCTCTCGATCGTTATGGGTTGAAGACAATTCTTTTCTTAAGAATTCCTAATAAAGAATTGTTAAACCGTTTTAGGAATGTTGATTGTATTGGGATAGCTGGAACCGCGAGAGCAAAAGGTTTAGATGGAATGAAAGAAGAATTATTGCCTATTTATGAATTTTTAAAAACGCTTAATCCTTATTTTGTCCATTATAAAGTATGCTCAACTTTTGATTCTTCTCCAGAAGTTGGGAGTATTGGTTTTGCTAGTGATTTAGCGAGAAATTATTTTAATGGTTTCACTTTTCCGTTGTTAGTTGCCGCACCTAATTTGGGGAGATATACAATTTTCGGGAATCATTTTGCTGTTTTTAATAATGAAGTTTATCGATTAGATATGCACCCTGTAATGTCCAAGCATCCAGTAACTCCAATGAATGAAGCGGATCTCGCGAAACATTTACAAGAGCAGACAAATCAAAAAGTGACCAAGGTAACTGTGCGTGACTTAGAAACGAAAACGGCTATTGAATTGATTGAAGAAGAAGAAAAGTCAAGTGGAATCACACTGTTTGATGCAATGAATGATACACATATTAAAAAGTTTTCAGAAATGCTCTGGGAAAAAAGAAGCGACCAAGCACAATTTTTGGTTGGATCATCTGGAATTGAATACGCGCTTGGAGATATGATGAAACACAAAAACAAAATGGATCAAATGGATCGGGTTGTTAACCCAAGTAAGGCTGAGAAGCTCTTTGCTGTTTCAGGGAGCGTCTCCGAAGTAACAAAAATGCAACTTGATGAAGCTGAAAAAGCGGGTTTTCATTTGGTTCAAATTCCATGCGAGTTATATACGGATGAAGTGAAGGCAGGACAATTTTTAGAGACGATTGCACAACAGATCGAAGAAAAGAAACGAGTCGTCATCTATACAGCCAAAGGTGCAGATGATCCAATTATTTTAAATACAAAAAAGCATTTAATCGAAAACGGTGTGCCGAAAGATCAAATTGGTAGATATATCGGAGAAATGTTAGGGATTTGGACAAAACAAGTTTTGGACAAGGTAGATATCCGTAGAGTCATCATTTCTGGTGGCGATACATCTGGTTTTGTAACTTCTAATCTCGATATCTATGGCCTAGAAGTATTAGATTCTATTGCGCCAGGAGCTCCTTTATGTTTAGCATATTCAGAGAGCGCTAAATATGATGGATTAGAGATTGCATTGAAAAGTGGGCAGCTAGGCGGTCCAGCGTTTTTTAATAAAGTCTTTCAATCCGGCTCTAATTAA